One Thermogemmatispora onikobensis genomic window carries:
- a CDS encoding protein kinase domain-containing protein — MMDSDALIGQRLGAYLIEHKLGEGAMARVYKAYHSRLRRDVAIKIIRPEVAARPGFAARFEQEAQLIASLEHPHIVAVYDFGEADLGQLGTIPYLVMQYVGGGTLRDLLRDRRPLDPMLAMRYARDLARALHLAHERGIVHRDVKPQNMLLSSGPQRQILLSDFGIAKLLDRRAILAARRDGSPLSGQSEEDGEPTQPELERPQLTSAGELIGTAAYMAPEQIKRLPVDARTDIYALGVVLFQMVTGHPPFEADSTLGLLYQHVHRPAPDARTLNPAISDDLAHITTRALAKAPDERFQSAAELAHTLDLLLSRESTTIAFPGREGDASRTPSQSNRASALELAAAQASEAGELAAPVQITSAPNHTETPPVATSALTSVLRPTRAHMDPAPSSHQALPASPRGHLWHHRWLSFTLGGLVLLLLIAATLMQGQLSNWLPSVSTSGPASEAVARPFTDTFQNNQQRWTVSAPAFSTAIGNGHYLITIDQTPPATYYFPYPQAVGSLPTNFTLQAQIQRLAGGEENWYGLAFRLHPEGNYVSCYALVIDGAGHYALWKFDAHADQPGTPLVLVSGAYSPRPHAPDTLEISARGDTFTARINAVPLDFNAPTQSVSDRGGYSGGRAGLLVTGPNARFSITRFSLTLP; from the coding sequence ATGATGGATAGCGACGCATTGATTGGGCAGCGGCTCGGTGCCTATCTGATTGAGCATAAGCTCGGCGAAGGAGCAATGGCGCGAGTCTATAAGGCTTACCATTCACGACTGCGGCGCGATGTGGCTATCAAGATCATTCGCCCGGAGGTGGCGGCGCGCCCCGGCTTCGCCGCCCGCTTTGAGCAGGAGGCTCAACTGATTGCGAGTCTAGAGCATCCTCACATCGTAGCTGTCTACGACTTCGGCGAAGCGGACCTTGGCCAGCTCGGAACGATCCCTTACCTGGTGATGCAGTACGTCGGCGGTGGCACCCTGCGCGACCTCCTGCGCGACCGTCGCCCTCTTGACCCAATGCTGGCCATGCGCTACGCCCGCGACCTCGCCCGCGCTTTGCATCTGGCCCACGAACGCGGGATCGTTCATCGTGACGTGAAGCCCCAGAACATGCTCTTGAGCAGCGGCCCGCAGCGCCAGATCTTGCTCTCCGACTTCGGAATTGCCAAATTGCTCGACCGACGCGCCATCCTGGCGGCTCGTAGAGACGGGTCGCCGCTGTCTGGCCAGAGCGAAGAAGATGGTGAGCCGACACAGCCGGAGCTGGAGCGCCCGCAGCTCACCAGCGCAGGCGAGCTCATCGGCACGGCAGCCTATATGGCTCCAGAGCAGATCAAGCGGCTCCCAGTCGACGCACGCACGGATATCTATGCCCTGGGAGTAGTTCTTTTTCAGATGGTGACAGGGCATCCTCCTTTCGAGGCCGATAGCACCCTCGGTCTGCTCTATCAACATGTTCATCGCCCAGCACCAGACGCCCGAACGCTCAATCCAGCTATCTCAGACGACCTGGCCCACATCACTACCCGCGCTCTGGCCAAAGCTCCCGATGAGCGCTTTCAGTCAGCAGCAGAACTGGCTCATACACTGGATCTCCTGCTGTCGCGAGAGAGCACGACCATTGCTTTCCCAGGCCGAGAGGGGGACGCAAGCCGAACGCCCAGCCAGTCAAACAGAGCCAGCGCTCTTGAGCTTGCAGCAGCTCAGGCCAGCGAGGCTGGCGAGCTGGCGGCTCCGGTCCAGATCACCTCTGCCCCGAACCACACAGAGACGCCACCCGTTGCGACCTCTGCCCTCACTTCGGTGCTCAGACCCACCAGGGCCCACATGGACCCCGCCCCCAGTTCTCATCAGGCCCTGCCCGCCTCTCCGCGAGGTCACCTCTGGCACCATCGCTGGCTTTCCTTCACCCTCGGTGGGCTGGTGCTTCTCCTCCTCATCGCCGCCACGCTCATGCAAGGTCAGCTGAGCAACTGGCTGCCGTCCGTGAGCACATCAGGCCCCGCTTCCGAGGCCGTGGCCCGGCCCTTTACGGATACTTTTCAGAACAATCAACAGCGCTGGACCGTCAGCGCTCCCGCATTCAGCACCGCCATCGGCAATGGCCACTATCTGATCACGATCGACCAGACGCCACCAGCCACCTACTACTTCCCCTATCCCCAGGCCGTAGGCAGCCTGCCGACCAACTTCACGCTCCAGGCCCAAATACAGCGCCTGGCAGGTGGGGAAGAGAACTGGTACGGCCTGGCTTTCCGCCTCCATCCCGAAGGGAACTACGTTTCCTGCTATGCCCTGGTCATCGACGGTGCTGGCCACTACGCTCTCTGGAAGTTTGATGCCCACGCGGATCAGCCCGGTACTCCCTTAGTACTGGTGAGCGGGGCCTACTCTCCCCGTCCTCATGCTCCCGACACTCTGGAAATCAGCGCCCGCGGAGATACCTTCACGGCTCGCATCAACGCGGTTCCCCTGGATTTCAATGCCCCAACCCAGAGCGTGAGCGATCGCGGCGGCTACAGCGGGGGCAGGGCCGGCCTGCTGGTGACTGGGCCCAATGCCCGCTTTTCGATCACGCGCTTCAGCCTCACACTCCCCTGA